The Elusimicrobiota bacterium genome includes a region encoding these proteins:
- a CDS encoding retroviral-like aspartic protease family protein: protein MNPITLGRRLRLALLLLALYPAAARADQLLLKNGRTMEGIIRGEDAVEVTLDFGYGTTTLQKADIASIRRSTPKQRRALERRLLGVAAKSGSIAAPAGAEELSRLLEAARRGREEAQDARREREQILDEQAELAEQARELRGRQPRLAAALGSANPNNRRDYNSLVGEVNAVNAGLSANAYQVEEAGRKLEAGEAALGKYLGDYSALRRYSAANLQRLRAGAPDEAAKVFYEDAARELAEMAAEFNKQAVPSRRVGAHLIVDVVFNGKVTVPLLVDTGASQTVISPEVAAEVGLEGGEVVHSTVADGRQVEGRLIVVDSLAVGDARVEKTPVIVIAAPGPDAKGLLGMSFLKNFMVQLDLPNSKLILESLAPAAPAKR, encoded by the coding sequence ATGAACCCGATCACCCTCGGCCGGCGTCTGCGGCTCGCGCTCCTGCTCCTCGCGCTCTACCCCGCCGCGGCGCGGGCCGACCAGCTCCTGCTCAAGAACGGCCGGACCATGGAAGGCATCATCCGCGGCGAGGACGCCGTCGAGGTGACCCTGGACTTCGGCTACGGGACCACGACTCTGCAGAAGGCGGACATCGCGTCCATCCGCCGCTCCACCCCGAAGCAGCGCCGGGCTCTGGAGCGCCGCCTCCTGGGCGTGGCCGCCAAGTCCGGCTCCATCGCGGCGCCCGCGGGCGCCGAGGAGCTCTCCCGCCTGCTGGAAGCGGCCCGGCGCGGCCGGGAAGAGGCCCAGGACGCGCGCCGCGAGCGCGAGCAGATCCTGGACGAGCAGGCCGAACTCGCCGAGCAGGCGCGCGAGCTGCGCGGCCGCCAGCCCCGGCTGGCCGCGGCGCTGGGCTCCGCCAACCCCAACAACCGGCGCGACTACAACTCGCTGGTCGGAGAGGTCAACGCCGTCAACGCCGGCCTGTCGGCCAACGCCTACCAGGTCGAGGAGGCGGGCCGCAAGCTCGAGGCGGGCGAGGCCGCGCTGGGCAAGTACCTCGGCGACTACAGCGCCCTGCGCCGCTACTCGGCCGCCAACCTCCAGCGCCTGCGCGCCGGCGCGCCGGACGAGGCGGCCAAGGTCTTCTACGAGGACGCGGCCCGGGAGCTCGCCGAGATGGCCGCGGAATTCAACAAGCAGGCGGTGCCCTCGCGGCGCGTGGGCGCGCATCTGATCGTGGACGTGGTCTTCAACGGCAAGGTGACCGTGCCGCTGCTGGTGGACACGGGCGCCAGCCAGACCGTGATCTCGCCCGAGGTGGCGGCCGAGGTGGGCCTGGAGGGAGGCGAGGTGGTGCACTCCACGGTGGCCGACGGCCGGCAGGTGGAAGGCCGGCTGATCGTCGTGGATTCCCTGGCCGTGGGCGACGCGCGCGTGGAGAAGACGCCGGTGATCGTGATCGCCGCGCCCGGCCCGGACGCGAAAGGCCTGCTGGGGATGTCGTTCTTGAAGAACTTCATGGTCCAGCTGGACCTGCCCAACAGCAAGCTCATCCTGGAAAGCCTGGCCCCGGCGGCCCCGGCCAAGCGCTAG